The genomic stretch TTCGCTGCAATTTGGTCTACCCGATCGGAAGGAAGCGAATCTCCCTGAAAGAGCGCCGCAAGATATTCAGCGCCCGCAAATACTCTGGCTTCACGCAAAAATGTGTCCAGATCTGCTGTTTTTGCCGGCAATGCATTGTGATAGTAGGCGGTCGCAGCGAAAGTTGGCAGATTGGTCACGTACGGAAGCTCGTTTCCCGGACCGGCTGTCATGAAGGTGCGCACGTCCAGCGCCGTAGAAAGCAGAATGACCCCGTCAAACGCAACACTATCCAGCAGCTTCAGCTCCAGATCCCTGATGAGCACACTCGCGCGAATCGTTCCATAACTCTCACCGGCAATAAATTTTGGTGAATTCCAGCGTTTGTTTTTTGTGAGATAGCTTCGAATGAACTGCGCGATCGATGCCGAATCCTCATCCACACCCCAGAATTCCGAATCCTTTTTCTTACCGAGCGCGCGACTGTAACCGGTGCCGACCGGATCCACAAAAACGAGATCTGAATAGCGCAACAGAGTATCCGGATTGTCGGTCAGTTCAAAAGGTGGAGCTCCCGGGATTACAGCATCGTTGGAAAATGCGAGGCGCTTGGGCCCAAATGCGCCGAGGTGCAACCAGACCGCGCTGGATCCTGGGCCGCCATTAAACAGGAAAGTAACGGGCCGCGTTTTCGGATCGGCAACTCCCTCTTTCAAATACGCAATCGTAAAGATGCTTGCCTGTGGCGTGCCTTCCTGGTCCTTGAGAAAAATTTCCCCTGCAACCGCCGAATAATTGAGCACTTCGCTTCCGATTGTAATTTTGTGATGGCTTACAAATTCTACCGGTTCTGCAACCGGTTTCTCTTTTTCAGGCGGCGGTGGTTCTTGCGCAAAAACCAGTGTCGATACGATCAATAAAGCTACAGCAATTCTATGTTTCATCATTCATCCTGTTGCGTCGTATTTCATCAGATTTCGTGCACGGACGCAACGGCGCAGTGACGGAGCGGCAACGATAAAGGCTGAATGCCCAGGAGAGAGGAACAGCGCGGCCGTGGCCCGCAACTGTAGATCAGCGCCCCAGCGAGAGGTTTTCGTACGGGACGGACTGGATCGCGAAGGTGACTTCGAAGTCCTGGACTTCGGGACGTGCGAAGCGATACTCCTGTTCATGAAACAACGGAAGGATCAGTGCCTGCTTGCGGATCAACTTTTCAGCTTGCTGATAAATGTCATGGCGGAGTTGGGGATGCGTTTCCTGCCGTCCTCTTTCGATGAGTCGATCCATTTCGGGTGTGCCGCAAAACCTACCAACTAGTCCGTCTTTCGTATGGACGATGCCATCGAAAAACGTATCTGCATCCGGATAGTCTCCAATCCACCGCGTAAGCGTGAAATCAAATTTCGGAACCAAAAATGAGGAAATCTGATCAGTTTTTGCCGCATCCACGCGCGAGTGGAATCCGCTTTCCTGAAGCGCCTGATAAACACTTTTCGCAAAAGAGGAATAAGCCCCGTCAAAAATCGAATGTATGAATGCCGTCACGTCGAAATTGTCTCTGCCTTTTTCCGGGGCCGCTGGAACGCTTCGTCCGGCTGGTTCGTAACCAAGCAGACCGGGAGGAATCAGGCTATGCGCCGGCATAGCAAGTCTTCCCAAATTTCGCCTGACAAGTGTTTCCACATTTAACGCTCGAATGAACTGATGGCGAAGTTTCTCTTCAGAAAAAAGGCCCTGATGGATGTTGAAGGCAATAAAGTACGTGGAAAGTCGAGGAGTTTCCCTGTAAAGGGAAGCGAATTCGGATTCATGTCTGAGCAATTCCACATCCGAAGGAAACAGTTCCCCGGCAAGTGAGAACCGCCCGGAACGGAACCCGGACAAAATTTCCTTTGGTGGAACACCAAATGAAAACACCAGACCCTCACTTTTCGGATATCCCGCGCGCCAGTAATCCGGATTTGCTTCCAGCTCGAGTCGCTCCCCAGGCTCGAATCGTAGAATGCGAAACGGACCGGTTCCTACAGATCCTTCGCGCCAGCTCGCATCAAATTGTTTCGTTCCCTCCGGTACAATCGCAGCGGTCGGATATGATACAAGGGCCGGGAAAAAGGAAAGTGGCTGTTCGAGATCAATCGTAAACTCAGAAGCAGATAGAATCCGAAAGCCTTTTAATTCGGTGGCTTGAGCGTTGAGTAACTCTTTCGCTCCTTGAATCGGAGAAAAAAGGAAACGACTCCGACTCTCAGGGTTCTGTAAAAGATGCTCGAAAGAGTACCGCACGTCTCTTGAAGTCAATCGTCTGCCATCGTGAAACCGAACATCCTTTCGTAAACGAAAACGAAACCGTCTGCCCCCTTCTTCGACATCAATGTCTGAAGCCAGCCACGGAATAATTCGCACGCCTTCCGTCTGGCGGGCCAAAGTCTCGAAAATATTCGGCAATACTTCAGCCTGCTGCAGTGTGCCGGTTAAAGAAGGATCCAGGTGAGCTAGTCTGGTCCCCATCGGAATGGAAATAATTCCACCTGCGCTTTTCCGCCGTACGGCAGGCGCGCCCGATTCCGTTTTTCCAAGCTCAGCATAATTCACAAACGGAGAACTGCTGCGCAACGCGAGCTTGCGAACTTTCGGACTTGCCACACGGTAATCGATATCGTAGAACAGAGGCAGAACATATCCGGTCTCTATCAGGATGCCTTCTATCTTTCGATACATTCTCACACGGGCTGCCGGATCGGTTTCGACGCGCGCTTCCTCCATCAGCTTGTCCAGATCTTCAGATGAATAAAACTTGTAAAGGCCTGCTTTCGAATGAAACAGGAAGTAAGTGAAATTGTCCGGATCGTCGTAATCGGCATTCCATCTTCCAATCAATAGGTCGATCCCTTCACTTCCTCCCGCTTCCTGATAAGACGCCAGATACGAAGCGATCGTCAAAGTTTCGATGGAGACCTCCACACCGAGGTCTGCCCAGTTGTTGAATAGAGCCTTTGTCAGGGACTGATAGCGATCTTGAAAAATGGGATGAACTGCGGCCTTTAAGCGGATCGGCTTCTTTGGAAGTTTGGTCGAATCGATGAGCTGTAAGGCCTCCTCCTGGAGAAGTGGTTGCCGTCTCCTGCCCGGATCGTGTCCAAGAATTCCGGGAGGAATCACACCGGTGGCCGGCTGCGCAAAGCGTCCGAACGTTCCGCGCACCAGATCATCAATTCGAACCGCGCCACACAATGCTTTGCGGAGATCATCATTTCTGCTGATCTCGCTTCGATCGTTGAAGATGACGTAGTAAACATTTTTCTTTGGTACTTCCACAACTCCAGCGCGTCGATCCTGTAAAATCTCCTCCAGGTCTTTCGGCAATAAATTGCTCGCAAGATCA from bacterium encodes the following:
- a CDS encoding peptidase S10 — encoded protein: MKHRIAVALLIVSTLVFAQEPPPPEKEKPVAEPVEFVSHHKITIGSEVLNYSAVAGEIFLKDQEGTPQASIFTIAYLKEGVADPKTRPVTFLFNGGPGSSAVWLHLGAFGPKRLAFSNDAVIPGAPPFELTDNPDTLLRYSDLVFVDPVGTGYSRALGKKKDSEFWGVDEDSASIAQFIRSYLTKNKRWNSPKFIAGESYGTIRASVLIRDLELKLLDSVAFDGVILLSTALDVRTFMTAGPGNELPYVTNLPTFAATAYYHNALPAKTADLDTFLREARVFAGAEYLAALFQGDSLPSDRVDQIAAKLNHFTGLSVEYLKRTRLRIDSNRFLKELLRARGQTIAIHDTRFLGKDPDDAGEAVQFDPFLFGIAGPFVTTINSYLSGDLKVKMERPYVVFSLEASGSWKRAGNNTSAFDGFLYTAQYLAQAAATNKDFRVFVASGLHDLATAFYATEYIFDHSGIPKDRVTLKNYFGGHMMYMYAPSSKQMAEDLRVFIQGK